A section of the Saccharopolyspora gregorii genome encodes:
- a CDS encoding VOC family protein gives MEITSYAPGTPCWVDLHTADPGTTAEFYAELLGWTVQDTGPESGGYRIALRAGGAVAGIGPQYEPARGPTFWTTHLSTDDVDATAAAFQRAGGQVHVAPVDVFDAGRFAVGSDPTGAAVALWQPRRRIGSARVNEPGAPCWHELATRDPERAAEFYRELFGWEVVPQQVAGTDYRLLRLGGREIGGMVRIGDDWPAEVPPHWLAYFAVPDADVAVQRVTALGGTVLTGPLDIEPGRFAVVHDPAGGVFGIIALRPEA, from the coding sequence ATGGAGATCACGTCGTACGCGCCGGGCACGCCCTGCTGGGTCGACCTCCACACCGCCGACCCCGGCACCACCGCGGAGTTCTACGCCGAACTGCTCGGCTGGACGGTGCAGGACACCGGGCCCGAGAGCGGCGGCTACCGGATCGCCCTGCGCGCGGGCGGGGCCGTCGCCGGCATCGGCCCGCAGTACGAACCGGCCCGCGGCCCGACGTTCTGGACCACCCACCTGTCCACCGACGACGTGGACGCCACCGCGGCGGCCTTCCAGCGGGCGGGCGGCCAGGTGCACGTCGCGCCGGTGGACGTGTTCGACGCGGGCCGGTTCGCCGTCGGCTCCGATCCCACCGGTGCCGCCGTCGCCCTGTGGCAGCCCCGCCGCCGGATCGGCTCCGCGCGGGTGAACGAGCCCGGTGCACCGTGCTGGCACGAGCTCGCCACCCGCGACCCGGAGCGCGCCGCCGAGTTCTACCGGGAGCTGTTCGGCTGGGAGGTCGTCCCGCAGCAGGTCGCGGGCACCGACTACCGGTTGCTGCGGCTCGGCGGCCGTGAGATCGGCGGCATGGTCCGGATCGGCGACGACTGGCCCGCCGAGGTGCCACCGCACTGGCTCGCGTACTTCGCGGTCCCCGACGCCGACGTCGCCGTGCAGCGGGTGACCGCGCTCGGCGGCACCGTCCTCACCGGACCGCTCGACATCGAACCCGGCCGGTTCGCCGTCGTCCACGACCCGGCCGGCGGCGTCTTCGGCATCATCGCCCTCCGCCCCGAGGCCTGA
- the ectA gene encoding diaminobutyrate acetyltransferase, whose protein sequence is MTGDKPSHNGDGPNGGRNAGSGSSAPVEIGIPVVADGPALHRITRDSRVLDVNSSYAYLLWCRDFAHTTAVARDGGEVVGFVTGYRRPDAPDVLMVWQVAVDASQRGRGVAGQLLGHLVDRLVPEGVRYLETTITADNTASIKLFSALARDRGTELARSELFGADLFPDAHLGEDLYRIGPFAAPGAVTGEAVAAPRPAD, encoded by the coding sequence ATGACCGGCGACAAACCCAGCCATAACGGCGACGGACCGAATGGCGGACGGAATGCGGGGAGCGGTTCTTCCGCTCCGGTCGAGATCGGCATTCCGGTCGTCGCGGACGGTCCCGCACTCCACCGGATCACGCGTGATTCGCGAGTGCTCGATGTGAACTCGTCCTACGCGTACCTGTTGTGGTGCCGGGACTTCGCGCACACCACCGCGGTGGCGCGCGACGGCGGCGAAGTGGTCGGCTTCGTCACCGGCTACCGGCGTCCGGACGCCCCGGACGTGCTGATGGTGTGGCAGGTGGCGGTGGACGCGTCGCAGCGCGGTCGCGGAGTGGCGGGGCAGCTGCTCGGCCACCTGGTCGACCGGCTGGTGCCGGAAGGCGTGCGCTACCTGGAAACGACGATCACCGCGGACAACACCGCCTCGATCAAGCTCTTCTCCGCGCTGGCCAGGGACCGCGGTACCGAGCTGGCCCGCAGCGAGCTGTTCGGCGCCGACCTGTTCCCGGACGCGCACCTGGGCGAGGACCTTTACCGGATCGGCCCGTTCGCGGCCCCCGGCGCCGTGACGGGCGAAGCCGTCGCGGCACCGCGTCCGGCGGACTGA
- a CDS encoding S1 family peptidase codes for MSLARVLTGVAGVALAAAAFAVPAQAAPAAAPNDMQPMIIDGEEATDAPWAVRQFNDGQEACSATAIAPEWVLTAQHCVEGAGDAVSFHVGSLNQHEGEEFKAKAGGVHIHDSVDLALVNVDRPMDVEFAPLGTTGDVNNGDTVQVYGWGATCTDQPEAQCQADNLKVADVKVTDIACTDYRGGTAVCADRINGITAGGDSGGPMFSNGKQVGVASTSDRATSTAYNNITEYRDWIKEVAGV; via the coding sequence GTGTCCCTGGCACGAGTGCTGACCGGCGTCGCCGGCGTGGCCCTGGCCGCCGCCGCCTTCGCCGTCCCCGCCCAGGCCGCCCCCGCGGCGGCCCCCAACGACATGCAGCCGATGATCATCGACGGCGAAGAGGCCACCGACGCTCCCTGGGCGGTTCGGCAGTTCAACGACGGTCAGGAGGCGTGTTCCGCCACCGCCATCGCGCCGGAGTGGGTGCTCACCGCCCAGCACTGCGTGGAAGGCGCCGGCGACGCCGTCAGCTTCCACGTGGGCAGCCTCAACCAGCACGAGGGCGAGGAGTTCAAGGCCAAGGCCGGCGGCGTGCACATCCACGACAGCGTCGACCTCGCGCTGGTCAACGTGGACCGCCCGATGGACGTCGAGTTCGCCCCGCTGGGCACCACCGGCGACGTGAACAACGGCGACACCGTCCAGGTCTACGGCTGGGGTGCCACCTGCACCGACCAGCCCGAGGCCCAGTGCCAGGCGGACAACCTGAAGGTGGCCGACGTCAAGGTCACCGACATCGCCTGCACCGACTACCGCGGCGGCACCGCGGTCTGCGCGGACCGCATCAACGGCATCACCGCCGGTGGCGACTCGGGCGGCCCGATGTTCTCCAACGGCAAGCAGGTCGGCGTGGCCTCCACCAGCGACCGCGCGACCTCGACCGCGTACAACAACATCACCGAGTACCGGGACTGGATCAAGGAGGTCGCCGGCGTCTGA
- a CDS encoding threonine/serine exporter family protein, translating to MGITQRARGVLRRRDPAEPVGTRNAVYGPALPEESTVHLVMDLGLRIGEVQMASGAGASDVTATIIGVVSAYGLPHCEVDVIYTSITVSCYRGTEEVPITSLRVVRNRSIDYTRLADVEDLVRKITAGELSASDAYSELDKITSAPHPFPRWVATLAWAGMAASLSVLLGGGDPLLAVVAAVATALVDRIGRFLNKRALPFFFQQAVGGVIATSIALACSMLRILPTPALAVAASIIVLLSGMTVVGSMQDAITGYNVTAAGRIAELALMSAGLIAGVVLSLYVGVQVFDQLGGDTAELLQKVGTARIESTTALDLPVQALAGASTSACFALASYAPPRPLVIAGLGGAVAAGVSGTLTNVVGLNAVLAGAVATTVVGVAGGVVTRRLRIPALVIAVSGVAPLLPGLATYRGLYEIAVVRDPAGMSTLMLAAATGLALGAGVVLGEYLAQPVRTRLGRLERRLSGPRLSGPLRPTRRRLE from the coding sequence GTGGGAATCACGCAGCGCGCCCGTGGTGTGCTGCGGCGGCGCGACCCGGCCGAGCCGGTGGGGACACGCAACGCCGTTTACGGGCCGGCACTGCCCGAGGAATCAACGGTCCACCTGGTGATGGACCTGGGGCTGCGCATCGGCGAGGTCCAGATGGCCAGCGGTGCGGGCGCTTCCGACGTCACCGCGACGATCATCGGTGTGGTCAGCGCCTACGGCCTGCCGCACTGCGAGGTCGACGTGATCTACACGTCGATCACCGTCTCCTGCTACCGGGGCACCGAGGAGGTGCCCATCACCTCGCTGCGCGTGGTGCGCAACCGGTCCATCGACTACACGCGGCTCGCCGACGTGGAGGACCTGGTCCGCAAGATCACCGCCGGTGAGCTGTCCGCGTCGGACGCCTACTCCGAGCTGGACAAGATCACCTCGGCGCCGCACCCCTTCCCGCGCTGGGTGGCGACCCTCGCGTGGGCGGGCATGGCGGCCTCGCTGTCGGTGCTGCTCGGCGGCGGCGACCCGCTGCTGGCCGTGGTGGCGGCGGTGGCGACGGCGCTGGTGGACCGGATCGGGCGGTTCCTGAACAAGCGGGCGCTGCCGTTCTTCTTCCAGCAGGCGGTCGGCGGGGTGATCGCGACGAGCATCGCGCTGGCCTGTTCGATGCTGCGGATCCTCCCGACGCCCGCGCTGGCGGTCGCGGCGAGCATCATCGTGCTGCTGTCCGGGATGACGGTGGTCGGCTCGATGCAGGACGCGATCACCGGGTACAACGTGACCGCCGCCGGCCGGATCGCGGAGCTCGCGCTGATGTCGGCCGGGCTGATCGCCGGTGTGGTGCTCTCGCTCTACGTCGGGGTGCAGGTCTTCGACCAGCTCGGCGGGGACACCGCGGAACTGCTGCAGAAGGTGGGCACCGCGCGGATCGAGTCGACGACGGCGCTGGACCTCCCGGTGCAGGCGCTCGCGGGCGCCTCCACCTCGGCCTGCTTCGCGCTGGCCAGCTACGCCCCGCCCCGGCCGCTGGTCATCGCCGGGCTCGGCGGGGCGGTCGCCGCGGGCGTGTCGGGCACGCTGACGAACGTGGTGGGGTTGAACGCGGTGCTCGCGGGCGCCGTCGCCACGACCGTCGTCGGCGTCGCGGGCGGCGTGGTGACCCGGCGGCTGCGGATCCCGGCGCTGGTGATCGCGGTGTCCGGCGTGGCGCCACTGCTGCCCGGGCTGGCGACCTACCGCGGCCTGTACGAGATCGCGGTGGTCCGGGACCCGGCGGGCATGTCGACGCTGATGCTGGCGGCCGCGACCGGGCTGGCGCTGGGCGCCGGGGTGGTGCTGGGCGAGTACCTGGCGCAGCCGGTGCGCACCCGGCTCGGCAGGCTGGAGCGCAGGCTCTCGGGCCCGCGCCTGTCCGGGCCGCTGCGGCCCACCCGGCGCCGCCTGGAGTGA